From a region of the Xanthomonas rydalmerensis genome:
- the phaR gene encoding polyhydroxyalkanoate synthesis repressor PhaR — protein MAEIRIIKKYPNRRLYDTEISSYITIEDVRQLIIDGEEFEVRDAKTGEDLSRAVLLQIIADQEQDGEPMLSTQLLSQIIRFYGDSLQGFMGNYLERSMQVFLDQQQQFRQQMGNLLGQTPWTMMNQLTERNLELWQEFQRNLGAGFGRPAAGTGTGKPGEPPAGAAPKSRPR, from the coding sequence ATGGCTGAGATTCGCATCATCAAGAAGTATCCCAATCGCCGCCTCTACGACACCGAGATCTCCAGTTACATCACCATCGAAGACGTTCGCCAGCTGATCATCGACGGCGAGGAATTCGAAGTCCGCGACGCCAAGACCGGCGAAGACCTCAGCCGCGCGGTCCTGCTGCAGATCATCGCCGACCAGGAACAGGACGGCGAGCCGATGCTGTCCACGCAGTTGCTCAGCCAGATCATCCGCTTCTATGGCGACTCGCTGCAGGGCTTCATGGGCAACTACCTGGAGCGCAGCATGCAGGTGTTTCTCGACCAGCAGCAGCAGTTCCGCCAGCAGATGGGCAATCTGCTGGGTCAGACCCCGTGGACCATGATGAACCAGCTCACCGAGCGCAACCTGGAGCTGTGGCAGGAGTTCCAGCGCAACCTCGGCGCCGGCTTCGGCCGCCCCGCCGCCGGCACGGGCACCGGCAAGCCCGGCGAGCCGCCGGCCGGCGCTGCGCCGAAGTCGCGTCCGCGCTGA
- a CDS encoding beta-ketoacyl-ACP reductase: MTSRVALVTGGTGGIGTAICERLAAQGHRVASNYRDQAKALAWQQRMRERGHDVAIVPGDVASPEHAQALVHEVERQLGPVEILVNNAGITRDTTFHKMTAEQWHEVINTNLNSVFNVTRPVIEGMRQQRWGRVIQISSINGLKGQYGQANYAAAKAGMHGFTISLARENASYGITVNTVSPGYVATDMVMAVPEEVRAKIAAEIPTGRLGKPEEIAYAVAFLVAEEAAWITGSNLDINGGHHMGW; this comes from the coding sequence ATGACATCACGCGTTGCGCTGGTCACCGGCGGCACCGGCGGCATCGGAACCGCGATCTGCGAGCGGTTGGCCGCGCAGGGCCACCGCGTGGCCAGCAACTACCGCGACCAGGCCAAGGCCCTGGCCTGGCAGCAGCGCATGCGCGAGCGCGGCCATGACGTCGCCATCGTCCCCGGCGACGTCGCCTCGCCCGAGCACGCGCAGGCCCTGGTGCATGAGGTCGAACGCCAGCTCGGCCCGGTCGAGATCCTGGTCAACAACGCCGGCATCACCCGCGACACCACCTTCCACAAGATGACCGCCGAGCAATGGCACGAAGTCATCAACACCAACCTCAACTCGGTGTTCAACGTCACCCGACCGGTGATCGAGGGCATGCGCCAGCAGCGCTGGGGCCGGGTCATCCAGATCAGCTCGATCAACGGCCTCAAGGGCCAGTACGGCCAGGCCAACTACGCCGCCGCCAAGGCCGGCATGCACGGCTTCACCATTTCGCTGGCACGCGAAAACGCCAGCTACGGCATCACCGTCAACACGGTCTCGCCCGGCTACGTCGCCACCGACATGGTGATGGCGGTGCCGGAGGAAGTGCGCGCCAAGATCGCCGCCGAGATCCCCACCGGGCGTCTCGGCAAGCCGGAGGAGATCGCCTACGCCGTGGCGTTCCTGGTCGCCGAGGAAGCCGCATGGATCACCGGTTCCAACCTGGACATCAACGGCGGCCACCACATGGGTTGGTGA
- the gluQRS gene encoding tRNA glutamyl-Q(34) synthetase GluQRS: protein MSPPPYRGRFAPSPTGPLHLGSLLAAFGSWLLARHAGGQWLLRIEDVDRPRSVPGAAERQLASLRACGLEADGLVLRQSERDPVYRDALQRLLQAGLAFPCSCSRSALAAQGGVHHACVATAPRAQPAIRLRVPPGVASVVAFDDGVRGRLSQDVHAEVGDVVLLRADGCWAYQLAVVVDDAAQGITDVVRGADLLESTPRQILLQRALGLPTPRYLHLPLLLDADGRKLSKSHAALPLDDADPLPALRLAWATLGQPPAALAGAGSVPALLAAALRAFDPAGLPAQDRSVDDAAGQQRHPQRHQG, encoded by the coding sequence ATGTCCCCGCCTCCCTATCGCGGCCGCTTCGCGCCCTCGCCCACCGGCCCGCTGCACCTGGGTTCGCTGCTTGCCGCCTTCGGCAGCTGGCTGCTTGCCCGCCACGCCGGCGGCCAATGGCTGCTGCGCATCGAGGACGTGGACCGCCCGCGCAGCGTGCCCGGCGCCGCCGAGCGGCAACTGGCCAGCCTGCGCGCCTGCGGCCTGGAGGCCGACGGACTGGTGCTGCGGCAGAGCGAGCGCGACCCGGTCTACCGCGACGCGCTGCAGCGGCTGCTGCAGGCAGGCCTCGCCTTTCCCTGCAGTTGCAGCCGTAGCGCGCTGGCGGCGCAAGGTGGCGTGCACCATGCCTGCGTCGCCACCGCGCCGCGCGCGCAGCCGGCCATCCGCCTGCGCGTGCCGCCCGGCGTGGCCAGCGTGGTCGCCTTCGACGACGGCGTGCGCGGCCGGCTGAGCCAGGACGTCCATGCCGAGGTCGGCGATGTGGTGCTGCTGCGTGCCGACGGCTGCTGGGCCTACCAGTTGGCGGTGGTGGTCGACGATGCCGCACAAGGCATCACCGACGTGGTGCGCGGCGCCGACCTGCTGGAGTCCACGCCGCGGCAGATCCTGCTGCAGCGTGCGCTGGGCCTGCCGACGCCGCGCTACCTGCACCTGCCGCTGCTGCTCGACGCCGACGGCCGCAAGCTGTCCAAGTCGCACGCGGCGCTGCCGCTCGACGATGCCGACCCGCTGCCGGCGCTGCGCCTGGCCTGGGCCACGCTGGGCCAGCCGCCCGCGGCATTGGCAGGCGCCGGTTCGGTGCCGGCGCTGCTGGCCGCGGCGCTGCGGGCCTTCGATCCGGCCGGACTGCCGGCGCAGGACCGGAGCGTGGACGATGCCGCCGGTCAGCAGCGACATCCCCAGCGACATCAAGGCTGA
- the htpX gene encoding protease HtpX, translated as MFNRIALFLITNLAVLVLAGIVMSVFGVNPNQMGGLLVMAAIFGFGGSLVSLLLSKFMAKRATGAQVITEPRNHTERWLLQTVQRQAQAAGIGMPEVAVYDGPEINAFATGANRNNALVAVSTGLLQNMTEDEAEAVLGHEISHIANGDMVTMALLQGVLNTFVIVLARVVGGVIDSYLSGNRDGRRGLAYFAIVMVLELVFGLFATMIAMWFSRYREFRADAGGARLAGRAKMIAALQRLELNHGQSTLPSQVQAFGIAGGLGQGLRKLFMSHPPLSERIATLRASHVNATVS; from the coding sequence ATGTTCAATCGTATCGCCCTGTTCCTCATCACCAACCTGGCGGTGCTGGTGCTGGCCGGCATTGTCATGTCCGTGTTCGGGGTCAATCCCAACCAGATGGGCGGCCTGCTGGTGATGGCCGCGATCTTCGGCTTCGGCGGCTCGCTGGTGTCGCTGCTGCTGTCCAAGTTCATGGCCAAGCGCGCCACCGGTGCGCAGGTGATCACCGAGCCGCGCAACCACACCGAGCGCTGGTTGCTGCAGACCGTGCAGCGCCAGGCGCAGGCGGCCGGCATCGGCATGCCCGAAGTGGCCGTGTACGACGGCCCCGAGATCAACGCCTTCGCCACCGGCGCCAACCGCAACAACGCATTGGTCGCGGTCTCCACCGGCCTGCTGCAGAACATGACCGAGGACGAGGCCGAGGCGGTGCTGGGCCATGAGATCAGCCACATCGCCAACGGCGACATGGTGACCATGGCGCTGCTGCAGGGCGTGCTCAACACCTTCGTGATCGTGCTGGCGCGCGTGGTCGGCGGCGTGATCGACAGCTACCTGTCGGGCAACCGCGACGGCCGCCGCGGCCTGGCCTACTTCGCGATCGTGATGGTGCTGGAACTGGTGTTCGGCCTGTTCGCGACGATGATCGCGATGTGGTTCTCGCGCTACCGCGAGTTCCGTGCCGACGCCGGCGGCGCCCGCCTGGCCGGCCGCGCCAAGATGATCGCGGCGCTGCAGCGACTGGAACTCAACCATGGGCAGAGCACCTTGCCGTCGCAGGTGCAGGCGTTCGGCATCGCCGGCGGCCTGGGCCAGGGTCTACGCAAGTTGTTCATGAGCCACCCGCCGCTGTCCGAGCGCATCGCCACCCTGCGCGCCTCGCACGTCAACGCGACAGTGAGCTGA